The nucleotide sequence ATGACGGTTTCGCAGGTGGTGGAGAGGGTCACGACGATGCCCAGCCCCATCCCGGACTCGCGTGCGGGATCGGCAAGTTCGCGGGGGCCCTGAACCGGCAACGGGATCGCTCCCGGGCCGTCGTCGTGCACGGTGCCGTGGAGAACACGGCTCTCATCGATCAGGACGAGGGTGACTCGGACCCACGAACGCATCGTGTGCACACAGGAGTTGGTGACCAGCTCCGAGAGGATGGACAGCAGGTCGTCAAGCGCCTGACGCGGCACCGGCTCGTTGTCGAGCAGGGCACGTACGTGGCTGCGGACTTCGCCGGGCAGGCCCAGGTGGGTTCTGTGGGTCTCGTCGTAGAGCAGCCGGCCGCCCGGCTGCGGAGTGGCAAGTAATGCGGACATGCGGACCCTCCTCAGGGTCGTTGGGCGATGCATGCCTGCCTGCGCGCAGGGTGGAGCAAGGAACACACGGAACGTGCCCGAGCGATCACGGACCGAGCCTAGAGCGCCTGAATATATACACGCCAGTGGACTGGCTAAATTTTTTCGCTGGTGGTTCAGGTGACGCGCCATCCCGTAGGCTGCGGTCCGTATCGGCGGCGAGCCCCGGAGGGAGAACCCGATGGCCGTTGAACCCACATATGCTCGGCGGGAGTTGGGTGCCGCTCTGAAGCGGTTAAGAGAGCGCGCGAAGCTCACCCAGGTACGTGTCGCGGACACGTGCAAGTGGAGTCAGGCAAAGGTCGTCCGCATGGAGGCCGGAAACGTCGCGCTCACGCCTCATGACTTGGATCTCCTGGCCGAGCAGTACGGAGCGTCGGCAGAAGAACGTAAGCAATTGGTGCTCATGATGGATCGCACCGAAGAGGGGCAGTGGTGGCAGCCCTTCAACGTGACGACGTCCATGGATGAGTTCCTGTCGCACGAGTCTCGCGCGATTCGCATCCGCACCAGCAACTTTGGATGTTGGCCGGGGCTCTTGCAGTCGCATGCCTACGCTCAAGCGATCTTCGCCGGTTCGCCGCATGTTCCCGACCCGGACGAAGCCGAAGCCGTCATCGACCTGCGCATGCGTCGAGCAAGAATCCTCGAAAGCGGTGTTGAGCTACAGGCGGTCGTCAGCGAAGCGCTTTTGGTCTCCCCCATCGGAGGAACAGACGTACACCGCCGACAGCTCTCGCACGTCCTTGAATTGACCGAGCGACCCAGCATCACAGTGCAGGCCGTACCACTGTCGAACGAAACGGTCGTCACTGTCGGTGGCTTGATCATTTTTGAGTTCGGGGCACAGACCACAAGCGTGGCCTACGGTGAACACGCAGTAGGGCTCAGCTCCTACCAGGACCGTCTGACCGTGCGGCGCTACTCACGAGAATTCGAACACCTGAAGGCTCATGCGTGGTCACATGAGGAAACCCGAGCCCAACTCAAGACGAGGATCAGCAACCTGTGAGCATCCGGAACCCCATATGGCGCAAGTCTTCGTACTCGAACCAGAGCACTGAAGGGGATTGCGTCGAGGTTGCTCCCCTCGCCGCCACCACGGGAGTCCGCGACTCAAAGCACCCCCGACGCGGCCACCTGGAGGTCTCCCCCGAATCGTGGACCGCCCTCTTGCAAACCCTCAAGCTCTGCGGTGCAGCAGCCGGTCCGCGATGCGGTGCAAAGGGAGCGTGAGATCGGGATAGTCTCCGTTGTCGATGCGGCGGAGCATTCCGGCGATGACGAGGAGTTGGCTCGCTCGCCCGTCTGGGGTGTCGAGGGTGTCGGCGAACTGGCGACCGACCGTCTCGGCGAGGTCGGGGACAGCGAGGCTGTGGCAGAACAGGTGAGCCGCGTCGTACCCGGCCGGGGCCTGGCCCCAGTGCTCCCAGTCGAGCAGCATGGGCGTCGCCGTGGTCAGGTTGGCCCAGTGCAGGTCGCCGTGGCAGGTGGTCCAGCGGGTCGGGGCTGGTGCCCAGTCGCCGAAGAAGGTACGGAGTGTGCGTTCAACTTCGTCACGGCTGCGTACGATCCGGTCGGTTTGGTGCCGGGCGATGCGGTCGAGCGTGGTGTGCAGGCTTGCCCACCATGGCGGCGTCAGCGTGTCCGGGAACGTGCGCGCCTCGGCGGTAGGTGAGCACGCGGCCTCGCCGACGTACGTCATCAACTCCGCGCGGTTGCGGCCGGTTTCCTCGTCCCACTCGTACCAGCGGAGCACACGCGGCTTGGGGATGCCCGTCAACGCGTTGGCGTCCACGTTGCCGGTCCAGAACTTCCCGAACGCCCAGTCGAAATGCTCGAACGTCACCCGGAGCCACCGCCAGACCTGAACGCCGTCCGCGTCCTCCAGGACTCGGCAGCCCAGCGTCCGGTCCCGCCAGCTAAACACCTCACCAACTTCCGCCTGCGCGTCGACCCGCACGTCGAAGTGCGCTGCGGCGTCAGCGAGAACACGGCGCAGGAACCGGCGCTGGCCGCTGTCCTGTTCGTCCCCTCGGGTGTCGCTGCTCACCGACGTGACCTCCTCACCGCAGTGGTCACCGGTAGTTCGGCTGGCAGCCGCCGCGCGGTCGGCACGGTCCGCTGCGAGGGCCGCACTGCGGATTGCAGGCCGGGCTGCATGCGGGGCCGCACCGAGGGTTGCACTGTTGGCCGGGAGCGCACTCCGGGCCGCACGGAACGGGTTTGCGCGGATTGCACCTTGGTGTGTACGGGTCCGGTGGCGCGCAGGCAGGTGGGCACGGCGGCGCTTGTCGCGCGCGGGCCGCGAATGCCGTGTCGAGTTCCCGCGTCACCTCGCGAAGTCGTTCGCCGACCGTGATCGCGGGCAGTCCGGCCTCGGTGACATTGCCGACTGGCATCCACCGCGAGAACACACACGGCGTCACGCTACCGTCCGGCAGGACGGCCAGGACGCCGTCGCCGCACCGACCACACAACTGGTCCACGTTCGGTTCCGCCGCGCGGACGCCGCGACCGACCTGGCGCAGCCGGTCCACGCCGATCTCGGTCACCCCGAGCGAGGTCAGTTCACGCACGGCTTCGGCGTACCTTTGACCGTCGCCAAGATCGATGATCCCGGCCCGGACCGGGATGCCGCGCCGGACGGCTTCGGCGATGTTCGCGCGGGTCCGCGCGTGGCTGCCGCGTCGGCCGGTGATCGCCTCGTGCTCATCCGCCGAGTCGGAGTAATAGCTGGTCGCCAGTCGGACGCCGGGGCGCGCGAACAGGTCCCACAAGTGGCTGCGAACGTGGACGAGGTTGGTGAACACCTCGACGTCCAGGCGCGAGGCGAGCGCCTTGATGAGCAGAGCGTCGAAATGCGGGTGGAGGGCCGGCTCCCCGCCTATGAATTGCACCATCGTCACCCCCACTGCGACTGCGTCGTCGAGGACGCGCACCCAGTCCTGGTACGTCATCAAACCGTGCGTGCCGGCAGGCGAGGAATCGGCATAGCAATGACCGCATTCCAGCTGGCACTTGCCCGTGAGTTCCAACCACAAAAACGTCGCGGGGCGCGGCAGCGTGGTG is from Yinghuangia sp. ASG 101 and encodes:
- a CDS encoding phosphotransferase family protein, translating into MSSDTRGDEQDSGQRRFLRRVLADAAAHFDVRVDAQAEVGEVFSWRDRTLGCRVLEDADGVQVWRWLRVTFEHFDWAFGKFWTGNVDANALTGIPKPRVLRWYEWDEETGRNRAELMTYVGEAACSPTAEARTFPDTLTPPWWASLHTTLDRIARHQTDRIVRSRDEVERTLRTFFGDWAPAPTRWTTCHGDLHWANLTTATPMLLDWEHWGQAPAGYDAAHLFCHSLAVPDLAETVGRQFADTLDTPDGRASQLLVIAGMLRRIDNGDYPDLTLPLHRIADRLLHRRA
- a CDS encoding radical SAM protein, whose protein sequence is MSTTLPRPATFLWLELTGKCQLECGHCYADSSPAGTHGLMTYQDWVRVLDDAVAVGVTMVQFIGGEPALHPHFDALLIKALASRLDVEVFTNLVHVRSHLWDLFARPGVRLATSYYSDSADEHEAITGRRGSHARTRANIAEAVRRGIPVRAGIIDLGDGQRYAEAVRELTSLGVTEIGVDRLRQVGRGVRAAEPNVDQLCGRCGDGVLAVLPDGSVTPCVFSRWMPVGNVTEAGLPAITVGERLREVTRELDTAFAARARQAPPCPPACAPPDPYTPRCNPRKPVPCGPECAPGQQCNPRCGPACSPACNPQCGPRSGPCRPRGGCQPNYR
- a CDS encoding DUF397 domain-containing protein; the protein is MSIRNPIWRKSSYSNQSTEGDCVEVAPLAATTGVRDSKHPRRGHLEVSPESWTALLQTLKLCGAAAGPRCGAKGA
- a CDS encoding helix-turn-helix domain-containing protein, with translation MAVEPTYARRELGAALKRLRERAKLTQVRVADTCKWSQAKVVRMEAGNVALTPHDLDLLAEQYGASAEERKQLVLMMDRTEEGQWWQPFNVTTSMDEFLSHESRAIRIRTSNFGCWPGLLQSHAYAQAIFAGSPHVPDPDEAEAVIDLRMRRARILESGVELQAVVSEALLVSPIGGTDVHRRQLSHVLELTERPSITVQAVPLSNETVVTVGGLIIFEFGAQTTSVAYGEHAVGLSSYQDRLTVRRYSREFEHLKAHAWSHEETRAQLKTRISNL
- a CDS encoding ATP-binding protein; amino-acid sequence: MSALLATPQPGGRLLYDETHRTHLGLPGEVRSHVRALLDNEPVPRQALDDLLSILSELVTNSCVHTMRSWVRVTLVLIDESRVLHGTVHDDGPGAIPLPVQGPRELADPARESGMGLGIVVTLSTTCETVITRTGKAVRFALDLSVYATEPTTRA